The DNA sequence CACAGGTTGAGCAGCACCCCGGCCAGCATCGCCGAGGCGATCGGGCGCGGGATCGCGGTGATGGCCCGCTCCAGCGGCGAGAACAGCCCGGCCACGATGATCAGCAGGCCGGTGAGCAGGAACGCGCCGGTCGCCGCGGCGAACCCGCCCGCGACCGGGCCGGTGGCGGCCAGCAGCGCCGCGCCCGGGGTGGACCAGGCGATGCTGATCGGCAGCCGGTGGCGCAGCCCGAGCACGATCGCGACGACCCCGGCGGCGACGCTGACGGCCAGCAGCCCCGAGGCGGCCTGCCGCTGGTCGGCCCCGACGGCGCGCAGCCCGGCCAGCACCACCGCGAACGTGCTGGCGAACCCGACCAGCGCCGTCACCAGCCCGGCCAGCACCGGTTGCAGCGTCCGTCCCATGGCGCCTCGCCCTCCCCTGCGGCGGTGTTCCGTATACGGAACACGGTCGTCATGGGGCACGATAGCCCCATGACGACAGGCCCGGCAACCGGCCGCAGCCGCCCGCAGCCCACGCTCGGGGCGGCGGGCGAGCAGTCCCCGCCCGCGCTAGGCGGCGGCGAGATCGGGCCGAGGCTGCGACGGCTGCGCGAGTCGGCCGGGGTCTCGCTGTCGGAGCTGGCCCGGCGGGCCGGGATCGGCAAGGCGACGCTGTCCGGGCTGGAACACGGCACCCGCAACCCGACCCTGGACACGCTCTGGTCGGTCACCGCCGCGCTGGGCGTGCCGATCACCGCCCTGCTCGGCCAGGCCGAGACGGCCGTGGTGCGGGGCACGGCGGTCGAGGCGGCGCTGCTCCAGGTCTTCGACGAGCGCGAGGTCACCTTCGAGCTGTACCGGATGACGGTCCCGCCCGGACCTGCCCAGACCTCGCCCGCCCACCACGCCGGGGTCACCGAGCACATCACCGTCTTCAGCGGCGTGCTGCGCGCCGGCCCCGCCGACGCCCCGCTGCTCGCGGGCCCCGGTGAGCACCTCACCTGGCAGGCCGACGTCCCCCACCTGTACGCCGCCGTCGGCGACACCCCCGTCACCGCCAGCCTGCTGATCCGCTACCCGCGGTAGCGACGACACCGTACGACTCGTACCAGCTCTACAGTCCGGCGCTAAGCTCTCGAACATGCTCACACGTCTTGAGGTTCAGGGGTTCAAGAACCTCTTGGACATTAGCGTCGACTTCGGCCCATTTACCTGCATTGCGGGCGCCAACGGCATGGGCAAGTCGAATGTCTTTGACGCGATCGAGTTCATCTCATACCTGGCCACGGACAGTTTGGTCGAGGCATCCCAACGCGTCAGAGGCGCGTCGGGCCTTCGCGGTGGAGACCCGCGAGATCTGTTCTGGGATGGATACAGAGATCACGAGCGCATCATCAAGCTCGCCGCAGAGATGATCGTCCCCGCGGAGGTGGAGGACGACCTAGGCGCGCCCGCACGCGCGACCACAACCTTTCTGCGCTACGAACTTGCGCTCGGCTACGAGCGCCCCATGAGCGAGGGATCCGTGGGACGGCTGAGCCTGCTCTCCGAAGAACTGCGACATATTCGCCGGGGAGAGGCAGCCAAATACCTGAAGTTTCCACACAGCGCCAAGAAATTTCGCTCGGCCGTCGTAGTCGGCGAACGCCGAGGTGGCGCTTTCCTGTCCACCGAGATTCGTGAAAGTGGAACAGTTATTAATGTTCACGGTGATGGCGGAAGCTTTGGAAAACCACAGCCGCGGGCAGCAGCCAGAGCCGGACGAACAGTTCTGAGTACAGTTACCACCAATGACTATCCAACCATCCTGGCAGCACGGCGCGAAATGCAAAGTTGGCGTCGATTGGCGCTGGAGCCTTCCGCGCTGCGGGCGCCCGATGGCTTGACCGCGCCAAGACAGCTAAGCCCGGATGGCCGCCACTTGGCATCCACGCTTTATCGGATCGCACATGAGCGTGCTCAAGGTGCCGATACCGCTGACCCGGAGTCAACGTATGCACGAGTAGCAGGCCGACTTTCAGACCTATCTGGTGTGGGAGTTAAAGGCTTGACAGTCGAACTCGACCAAGTAAGAGAGGTCTTCACTCTCTTCCTGGAGGAACGGGGGGATCTACGACTTCCCGCAAGGGCTCTATCCGAGGGAACGCTGCGGTTCTTGGCACTGTGCGTTCTACTTGAAGACCCGTCTTTTACAGGGCTCATATGCATGGAGGAACCAGAAAACGGCATTCATCCCGCAAATCTCCCTGCAATGTTGCGGTTGGTCGAGGATCTTGCCGTTGACGCCAGCGAAGCTCCCGACGAGTCCAATCCGTTCCGCCAGGTAATCGTAAACACTCATTCTCCGGGTGTTGTTCAGCTGTGCAACACGGCCGACCTCTTGCTTGCGGAGGTTAGGCCCCAGATGTCCCCTGACGGCACAGTCGCGCGGGCACTCGCGCTCCTACCGTTCAAGGACTCCTGGAGAACTGCGGCTAGTTCCGGGCCCTACTTCACCGAAGCCGACGTTATTGCCTACCTCGTCGCACCCCCCAATGCCCAGCTGATGCTTCCATTGGAGTTCCTTAAATGAGTGCTCAGGTGAGAAGCGGGTTATTTATTGCGGAAGGAACATCCGATCTCCCGATCGCCGAGATCGTTGAGTCGATCTTCCTTGACTTCGACACGATGGTTCACCTCAGCAAGCCTGACTTCAGCCTCCTGACTGGAGTCAAGAAAGACGTGGGTTCCAGAGTGTCCGCCGGGGTGCAGCTGTTGCGAGGTACCCCGCTCGATTTGGTCGTCGTTCACCGCGACGCCGACAACGCCGGCTATCAGGCAAGACGCGATGAAATCGATAAAGCCGTAAGCGAGGAGCTGATGGCCGAAACCGTTGCGGTAATCCCCGTTCGGATGACTGAGGCATGGCTTCTCCTCAGCGAGGAGGAGATACGAATTGTTGCTGGCAATCCGCGCAGCCGCAAAGAACTTAGTCTACCCCAAATCCATGAGGTCGAACGGCTTGCGGACCCCAAGACAACGCTACAACAGTGCTTGTTAAAGGCCGCCGACGTCACCGGGCGTCGACGCGATGCAATGGCAAAACGTTTCAATCAGCACCGCCGTCAGCTGCTAGAACGGCTCGATCGGTCCGGCCCAGTATCAGCTCTACCAAGTTGGAGGCAGCTGGTTAGGGATATCGGTGCGACGGCCGAACGCTGGAAGCAGGTAGACCGGTAGGCCACATCATGCGCAGTCAGCGGAT is a window from the Catellatospora sp. TT07R-123 genome containing:
- a CDS encoding helix-turn-helix domain-containing protein, with amino-acid sequence MTTGPATGRSRPQPTLGAAGEQSPPALGGGEIGPRLRRLRESAGVSLSELARRAGIGKATLSGLEHGTRNPTLDTLWSVTAALGVPITALLGQAETAVVRGTAVEAALLQVFDEREVTFELYRMTVPPGPAQTSPAHHAGVTEHITVFSGVLRAGPADAPLLAGPGEHLTWQADVPHLYAAVGDTPVTASLLIRYPR
- a CDS encoding AAA family ATPase, coding for MLTRLEVQGFKNLLDISVDFGPFTCIAGANGMGKSNVFDAIEFISYLATDSLVEASQRVRGASGLRGGDPRDLFWDGYRDHERIIKLAAEMIVPAEVEDDLGAPARATTTFLRYELALGYERPMSEGSVGRLSLLSEELRHIRRGEAAKYLKFPHSAKKFRSAVVVGERRGGAFLSTEIRESGTVINVHGDGGSFGKPQPRAAARAGRTVLSTVTTNDYPTILAARREMQSWRRLALEPSALRAPDGLTAPRQLSPDGRHLASTLYRIAHERAQGADTADPESTYARVAGRLSDLSGVGVKGLTVELDQVREVFTLFLEERGDLRLPARALSEGTLRFLALCVLLEDPSFTGLICMEEPENGIHPANLPAMLRLVEDLAVDASEAPDESNPFRQVIVNTHSPGVVQLCNTADLLLAEVRPQMSPDGTVARALALLPFKDSWRTAASSGPYFTEADVIAYLVAPPNAQLMLPLEFLK